The Oleiphilus messinensis DNA segment TTTGCGGATTGGTGGGGCAATTCTGTTCGGGAAGTTACTCGAGCTGACTTATGGGTATGCGGATGTATTGCAGGAAACCAATCACGTCATCTGGGAAGTAGAACCAAAAGACTCGTCGTTGCCTCACTGGGCTTGGGAGCAAGTCACAAATTTGGTGATGGTATTCTTCGTCATTGCAATCTTACTAACTGCTTTAAGAGTGTTGCGAGTATTGGGGATTGAATACTGGATTGGTCGACTACTCGCCCCATTTCTAAAACTCTTGGGCATTGGCCCACAAGCAACAACCATCACGTTGGTTGGGATTACACTGGGGTTGTCTTTTGGTGGTGGCTTGCTCATCAAGGAAGCCAGGGCCGGCCACCTGCCGAGCAAGGATGTGTTCTCATCGATGAGCCTGTTAGCCCTCTGTCACAGCTTGCTGGAAGATACGCTCTTGATTCTGCTGATGGGCGCGCACCTATCCGGTATCCTCTGGCTAAGATTGATCTTCGCGTTCGTAGTGATCGCTCTCATCGCAAGATTAATAGATCGCTGCAGCGAGTCCTTTCGGAGTAGGTGGTTATTTGGAGCCGTTCGCGAGCCCTGACAGTTCTTCATCGGCGATCACGGCATTCGCTACCCGACGCACGATGGGTGAAACTAAATTGATCGTCGGAAGTGCAACGGCAAAGGCAAATGACCAAGCCTTAAGCCAAATAAAAACAATGGAGTCCACCAAGCCCATATTAAAGACGGTGATGATAAACGACATTATTCCGGACATAAACAATGCCATAAAAAACGAGAATACAAATTGACCATATTTTCTGGGAATCAATGTTCTATCTCCTACTTATATCAACAGGACTTTCCAGTGGAAATAGATCATACTGCACTTCCAGTTTATGAAAAACAGACAATATTTGAATCTTAAATTCCATAAATGAAATCATGCTTAATGATATCGCACTTTTTATTCATATTGTTCAACAAGGCGGACTTTCTGGTGCTTCAAATCACTTGAGTTTACCTGCAGCAACGGTAACACGCCGTTTACAAAAGCTGGAATCCACCCTGGGGTGCCAACTACTGAATCGCTCCGCGAGGCAATGTGTATTGACCCAAGAAGGTGAAGTCTACTACCAGACATATGCAGAGCTCGTTGAACAATTCGAGCAGGCGCAGCAGTTACTGAGCCAGGACAGAGATGAGCTCAGGGGAAAACTGAAAGTATTAGCACCAACCAATATCTCCCATGGTTTTTTAAAGCCCATGTGGTTAGGTTTTATGCGCAAGTATCCAGATATTCAACTGGATCTGGTTTTGAGCAATCAAGTGCAAGATATCGTGCAAAACAAAGCCGATATTGCAATTCGCATAGGGCCGCAACCCGATTCGTCGCTATATCAGCTGAAGGTGGGACAAATCGACCGGATTATGGTGTCTTCTCCACAATTCATTGAACATCAAGGTACGCCGGAAACACCTACAGACATCAAAAACTTCCGCGTGGTGGGAACCAGTCTTTTTCCAAACTGGAAACTGAAAAATATGCTCTCAGGGCAAAGCCAGGAAATCTTTCCGAAATTTGCTGCGGTTTTCAATGATACCAGCTTTGTGAAATACCTTGTCTGTGATGGCCAAGGCATATCCCTGCTCCCGATCACGGAAATCAACACAGAGCTCGAATCAGGCGCTATGGTTCGAATTCTGCCTGAGTGGCGTGCCGAGGATCTCAGGGATATATTTCTTGTCTGGCCAAGTGGTCGCCTGCTCAACGCGAAAGCAAAATGCCTACGGGACTATATTCAGACTTATATTGCTGAAAATATCATCCACGATCAGCGTCGACCTTAGGGCCTCGCAAATTACTACGACTTCCACCAAGGATAGAATGACGGCATATCCGTGGACGATTTACCGTTGAACTCCGGGTCCCGTTTTTCCAGAAATGATGCGACGCCTTCTTTACCATCTTCACGACTGGTATAAAACATCCCCAAAGATTCTATTTTATGCGCCTGCAACGGGTGCTTCTCAGCTGAATTCCGGTACATCATCTGCCGGATCATGGCCACCGAAACAGGCGCATTCCGGGCAATTCGCCGCGCAATGCGATAGGCTTCTTCAAGTAGCTGATCCGGTGGTACCACCGTTTTAACCAGTCCGGCACGCATCGCTTCTTCGGCAGTGAATATATCACCACTGTAGGTCCATTCAAGCGCTTGAGAGATGCCAACAATTCGCGGCAAAAACCAACTGGAACACGCTTCAGGTACAATCCCGATTTTACTGAACACAAAACCGATTCGCGCTTTTTCGGAGGCTAATCGAATGTCCATAGCACAGGTCATCGTTGCACCGATGCCGACTGCAGGTCCGTTAATTGCGGCGATAACAGGTTTCTTGCAATCATAAATGGCAAGGGATACGCGACCGCCTGTATCGCGCACCGAATTTACCATTTCCGGATCATCCAATCGAGACTCCATATCCTCGAGGGTTGGCTCGAGGGCTTCATCCAGACCAAACACGTTGCCTTCGCGGCTGAGATCCATACCAGCACAAAACGCCCGGCCAGAGCCTGTCACAACGATGACACCTACATCATCATCCTCACTGGCTCGATTAAATGCCTCGATCAGCTCATTACACATTTCAACCGTGAACGCATTGAGTTGCTCAGGCCGGTTGAGCGTCAAGGTTAAAATACGTTCTGAAACCGCGTAGTCCAGAGTGTTATATGTCATTTTCCTGCCCCATTTGTTCTGTTTTATTTATTTCGAGAAATTATAGAAATCGAGCAACCGCGTTGTTGTTATCTCGCTGTGCCTGCTGGTATTCCGCGCTCAGTCGTTCAATCAGCTCGGCAACTGAAGGCAAGTCATCAATACTGCCAACACCTTGTCCAGCAGACCAGATATCCTTCCACGGTTTTGCTTTACTTTGATGTCCATCATCAGCCGCTTCATCCAGCTCGGCACCGAAATCCACTTGGGACGGCGCTTCAAGTGTTTCTAAATCGAGACCAGCCCGTTCGATACTGGATCGCAAAAAACTGGCTGGCACTCCGGAAATCACTGGCGTATAAACAATGTCTGCCGCACTGGATGCCAACAATAAGGCTTTGTAGTCTTCGTCCACCCTACATTCACGGGTGCCAATAAAGCGCGTGCCCATATAGGCCAGATCAGCGCCCATCATTTGCGCCGCAGCGATATCTCTACCAGAAGACAGCGAACCGGAAAGTAAAATAGTTTTATCAAAAAATTGCCGTAGTTCATTGATCAAGGCAAAAGGATTCCAGTTTCCGGCATGCCCACCGGCCCCTGCGGCAACCGCAATCAAACCATCAACCCCGACTGAGGCTGCCTTTTTGGCAAACCGCACATTCACCACATCATGAAATACCAGACCGCCATAACTATGAACAGAATCTACGACTTCCGAAGCCGCACCGAGAGAAGTGATAATCAGCGGTACCTCATGTTTGACGCACAACGCCAGGTCAGCCGCTAACCGGGGATTACTCTTGTGCACAATCAAGTTCACACCGAAAGGCGCTGCTTTGGTACCCGTTTCAGATTCAAATCGGCTCAGCTCCGTTTTAATCTCAATCAGCCACTGCTCAAAGCCTTCACTGGTCCGCTGATTCAGAGCCGGAAACGTTCCAACCACGCCCGCTTTGCACGTTTCAATTACCAATTGAGGCCCTGAGGCCAGAAACATGGGGGCCGCAACGGCAGGAAGTTTCAATGAATCATTAAATTGCGCAGGTAAAGACATGAAGTAGCCTCGAGATTTCAGGAATTGGGCCTGTAGTGTAGGAGCATCAGTACCGGATCACTATGGCCAAAACGGACAATCCCGATGGTAAACAGGCAAATATGCAGGATATAATCGGCTCAGGGAACCAACGCTTCAATATCGTAGCGATCCAATAACGCCTGCCATGCAACGGACTGAACCAGCTGCTCGAACACGAATTGCACATCCTGCCTCCCGGGTGGAATCATGGCTTCGGCCTGAACTTCCTGAAAATAGGGCTGCGATATTCTCAATTGATTCATTTTGTCGTCAGACAGGATATGGCGCTTCAAATATTTCATTGCCGAGCCTTGTACCACAACAGAATCAACTCTTTTCAGTAATACCCGATGAATCAAAGCCGCTTCCAGACTGGCATCTTCCCGAATGATTTTTCCTTGAGTCACGAGCTCATCAATTCCATTGTAAGTATGCCCGATTAATCCCCCAAAGCGAGTACCAATCAGGGAATTCGGATTTGTATAGCGAATCGCACTATCACGGCGGGTGACAATCACATCGTGGTCTCGAAACAAAGGCACCCACAAGTACCGCTGCCGAGGGCTCTTACCCCACCCCCATTTAGGCATGGTCCATAAGACCACCCAATCCTGTTCACAGGGAGCAGAAACTGGCTGTGTCGGGCATTTTTCCTGAATCCACTCCTTAAGCTTCAATATCAATCGCGCTTTAGGGACAACCACCGGATTAAACTGGATATCTTCCGACAGTTCATTCAACAATCGTATGACCTCAAAACTAAACCCTTTTTCTTCTGCTTCATCCAGAACAAACGGTTCCTGATTGTGATACTCAATCACATCAACAACCTGCGCATTCGCCGACGCTGTCAATATCAGAACATACAAAAGCACAAAAAATTTAATCATACATCTTAAACTGTCGTTTCATCGAGGAAACGCTTTTTAGAAAAACCTTATCCGTAATTAAAGGCCTAATCTGTTGCTTTGTCAGTATTTTGAAGCTCAAGAAATTGACTGAACAAGGGCATCTATAGCTTACAAAACACGCAAATTAGAGCATCGTCACAAGCATGACATAATCTTCGCGTAAAAAACCAATTAACGCGTGCTTGTCCGCAAACACAAATCGATCAGATCTCTGGATTCCAGTTTTCACTGGAATCGCAGTAAAATTAGCGAGTTGGCGTTTTCGGTAGCACTCAAACTTGAGTAATGTGAACAGCAGAGAATTCGATATGGCTTTCGAAGGAAACGGCACAATTGCGGCCCCATTGCCCCCCTCATTTCTGGAAAAAACCGAGGCTGCAGGCACTGCGCAGGAAAAATCAAAACTCAAGACTCTCAGAACATATTATCGGCTGACAAGACTGTCCAATCACTGTGGTAAAGCCGCTATCCTGCTACCGGGATATTTCACATATCAAAAATTACGGGGTAAACAAGCCGATAACCTTCATTTACTGGAAGTGGAAACATTTGCGCGCTGGATGTCTCGGTTTACTCGGTTATTGAACGTAGAGGTTCAGATTCACGGAGAAAAAATGGCTGGCAACGGTTTTTTTGTCGCCAATCACATTTCCTGGTTAGATGCCGTCGTATTGGCACAGCTACACCGCTTTTCGTTTGTTGCCAAAGATGAAGTAAAAGAGTGGCCATTAGTAGGACAAATGAGCCAGAAGATGAATACGGTTTTTATCAAGCGCACCAGCAAGTTTTCAGTTTATCGGTCTCTGCCAAGGTTGGAAGAAGCATTACAAAACGGAGCGTCTATTCTCGCATTCCCTGAAGGCACCACGTCAGTAGGAAAACAGATACTCCCCTTCTTTCCGATGCTGTTCGAGACCGCCACACGAACCCAAAAACCCGTGCAACCCGTTTTGCTAAGGTATACGGACGAAGCCGGGAATTTATTACCCGAAGTCGGGTTTGTCGACGGTGATACCGTTTTTGATACCCTGTTCCGGATGCTCGAAAAAAAGCGGATTGTTGCTCATATTCATCTGCTGCCCGAGCTGGCGCCCGCCGACTGTCGAAAACAACTCGCTCGCGACAGCCGGGAAGCACTAAGCAAATATCTTGAGACGAGCCAAACACCTTGAGACACAGAGTTAACCGACGGTGGGAGGTGCCAGGCGCGGGCGCCACTCCCACCATTCATGCTCCCCTTCCGTCGCGTTTTCCTGACTTTTATAGACATCCCAAGTGATCAGAAAGTCTGGATTGGTCAACTTCTGGCCGGTTTCGATATCATCGTATTGGCCCTCAGGAGCAATAAACCAGGGCCGAAGATCGGACGGAATATCAAACTCCTTGCTCCCATCGAGCGTTCGCAGGGTAATTCCATCCTCAGGCGTACTGCGAACAACTTTTCCCGCAAACTGCCGCTGCTCCAACAGTGAGTCATCGACATCAAAATAACAAATTCCCAACAATACTGTTTTATCAATGATGTTTTCTAACGTAATCCCGTCTTGCGTCATTTCTAATTCCTGATTTTAAATCAACTAACCTGCGCTTCAGGCCTGACCACGTTCGAGTCAAGCAGAGACTGCAACGCTTCTTCAAGAGTGGCGGTAAAGCGCAATACGTCGGGCTCTGGCCTGAGCTTGGCTTTGGCAACAGTTTTTAACGGCTGAAATTGCAGGTCTGCGATAATCAGCTGCTGACCTTGCGCTTTACAATGGGCGATAAAGCGCGTCATTGCAGCAAGCCCTCCGGCGTCCAGAATAGACACCGCATCCATATACAAAACCGCACCGGATTTTCCGGTCATGAGCAGCTCAATTTCCGAAAATATTCGTTCTGCAGCAGCAAAAAACAAAGGTCCGTTGACTTTAATCACGACCCAGTCCGCCGGCACACCATCCGGACATTGCTTGCGACTTCCGGAAATATCGCTCACTCGCGTCATGCGGGACATCTCTCGCATAAACAACAAAGATGCAACCACAATCCCGAAGGTAATCGCAATCACCATATCAAATAGAACAGTCAATGCAATACACACCAGCAAGACCAGAATATCACTCAGGGGGGCTTTTTTGCATAACCCAACCACTTTGTGTGCTTCGCTCATGTTCCAGGCAACCATAAGCAAAAGAGCCGCCATCGTCGGCATGGGCACATAAGCAAGCCAGGGTGCCAGCGCGACCAGACCGAACAGCACGAATAAGGCGTGCGACATTGCCGCTACGGGAGTCTTTCCCCCGGCACGATAATTCGCAGCGGATCTGGCCAGTGCAGCGGTAGCGGTAATGCCACCGAAAAACGGAGCAAGTATATTGCCAACGCCCTGCCCCATTAATTCACCATTGGCGTTGTGTCGCTTGCCGGTCATACCATCTAACACAACAGCACATAACAACGATTCAATCGCCCCGAGCATGGCAATCGAAAATGCTGCAGGCAACAACGCTTCAAACAGCGACCAACTCAATTGCAACGGCTCACCATCCGCACCAGCGGCTTGCCAGGGCCAAATAAATTCGGGAAAGACAGGCGGTATGCCCTGGCCAACGGAGCCATCCGCAAGAACATAGGAAAAACGGGAACCAATAGTATCAACGTGATAGCCGCAACTGGCCAAGGCAAGTGCCGCGACCACGCCAATCAACACAGCAGGTAAATGACCCGGCACCGGAATGCGCAGACGGGGCCAAACGAGCAAAGTCATCAGCGTTACCGCCGCCACAAGCAAATTGGGCAAGTACAAGTCCGGGAGACGACTCGCAATCAACGTGATTTTCCCTAGGAAGTGCTCAGGAAGCGCTTCAATTCCCAAGCCAATAAAATCATTCAATTGCAAGGTCGCTATCACAACAGCAATACCGGATGTAAAGCCCAACGTAACAGGCTCCGGAATGTATTCAATAAATCGACCCAGGCGCAGTACCGCCATTGCCAGTAGAATAACCCCGGCCATCACAGTGGCAAGCAGCAATCCCCCCAAACCGAATTTCATGGAAACCGGATATAAAATAACAACAAATGCAGCGGTTGGCCCTGAGATACTTAGTCGCGATCCTCCCGTCAAGGCAATCACAAACCCAGCAAAAATCGCAGTATACAAACCATTCTGAGGCGGTACACCACTGGCGATCGCCAGAGCCATGGACAACGGAATGGCAATCAGTCCGACAGTCAGTCCTGCGAGCACATCTTGCCGGAAAGTTTCAATGTTATAGGGTTCCCGGAAACAAGCCTCACGTACAGCACTGGCAAACTTCAAAGTGGTGAGATAACTACGCGGCATGTACTAGAACTCCGAACAGTAAAACACGATAATCCCAAGACGAGCCATAACTTATACCCAATTCGAGATAGAACACGCTCGATTTGGCCAAAAAAGACACTTTTTTTCCATATCCCCATTTACATTGTGGAAAATGATGAGAAAATCCCGCCCGGATCAAAGAAGCCGCCATTCTAACATGTAAACCCGGTGTCCTTGGTGCGACTCCCAAGATTCAATAAAAAATTTCTGATTTGAGAACCAAATTCCGATCATCCACGACATTGCTATTTTGTTCAGTCGCCGGTGCATTAGGGTCTCAACAATCGAATAGCTGTCCAGAACCAGTTAATAGGAGGCATTTTGAAGATTTTCCTGTGGAGCATATTACTGTTCATCACCCTACCTTACTCACTCGCATTCGGGTCTACATCAGAATCCAGCGGTAGCTTGAACATGATCGGTTCCAGCTTGGGCATTGCGGCGTTGGTCTTGTTTGCACTGGCCTACGCACTTGTCATCGCAGAAGAATACATCCACATGCGCAAATCCAAGCCTGTTATTTTCGCCGCCGGCCTGATCTGGATATTTGTCGCGATCATCGGCAAACAGGTTGAAAACGGTCAGGAGATTATAAAACACGCACTGGATCACAACCTGCTTGAATATTCAGCGCTGCTATTATTCCTGCTAACCGCCATGATCTACGTGAATGCATTAACTGAACGAAATGTTTTCGAAGCGCTGCGATCATGGCTCGTAAAACGAGGCTTCAGTTACCGCAAGTTATTCTGGATTACCGGCTTTTTAGCGTTCTTCATTTCACCTGTTGCGGATAACCTGACTACCGCATTGCTTATGGGCGCAGTGGTTTTGGCTGTAGGTTCCGACAAACCAAAATTCGTGTCTATCGCATTTATTAACATTGTCATTGCCGCAAACGCGGGTGGCGCATTTAGCCCGTTTGGCGACATCACAACACTGATGGTATGGCAGTCAGGACATGTCGGTTTCTTCGGCTTCTTTGCACTGTTCATTCCCTCCCTGGTCAACTTCCTGGTGCCCGCAGCTATCATGATGTTTGCCGTTCCGAACGACAAACCCGAGCCGATGGAGGAGTCCGTAACGATCAAACCCGGCGGCCTTGTCATCTGTGGCTTGTTCCTCTGTACAATTGTCACAGCGGTAAGTTTCGAGCAAGTTCTGCATTTACCGCCATTTCTTGGCATGATGCTGGGTCTGTCCTACCTGTTCTTTTTCTCCTACTACCTCAAGCTTTCAGAGCACAAAACTGTGGACACAGTAGGTGAGTTCAATATCTTCAACAAGGTTGCACGGGCAGAGTGGGACACGCTTCTCTTTTTCTTCGGCGTGATTTTCTGTGTGGGGGGCTTGGGTACCATCGGTTACCTTGGTTATGTCTCTCACCTTATGTATGAGGGATGGGGTGCGACCAACGCCAATATTGTCGCCGGCTTACTATCTGCAGTAGTTGACAACATACCGGTGATGTTCGCAATTCTCACCATGTCCCCCGATATGGATACGTATCAATGGCTACTGGTTACGTTAACTGCCGGAGTGGGCGGTAGTCTGCTTTCGGTAGGCTCCGCTGCCGGAGTTGCGTTGATGGGACAATCTCGCGGCATGTACACGTTCTTTGCCCACCTGAAATGGAGCTGGGCGATTGGTCTGGGTTATGCGGCTAGTATTTATGTTCACTACCTGGTTAATGGCTGAGCGCTGTTTAATTTCCGAGCAAGCCTCGCAGGTTAATATGAAAGCTCTCGATATTAATACGAAAAAGCACTCGATAGCTGGCATGCAACACTTAAAAAGCGTCTCTCCGAGGCGCTTTTTAGTAAATGCCTTCCAAATTGGTTACCGGAAAATGGCCATGCGCCAGCAAATCCGGATCCGCATCGACACAGAGCACGACATAGCCGTCACGCGTATAGGTTTGCACCGAATAAGTAATGGTATTCTCGGCATCCGGCAATGCAATATAGGGTTTCGACGCGTGGATGACATTGGACTTTGACAAGGCATTGCGAAAATATTCACGATGGGACCAGAATGCGCCATCAGCAGATTTCAGCGGATTAAAACTGACTTTAACAGCTGAATGTTCCGCAAGCTCGGTCTCGCCAATCTGATGTCCACTGGTATCTAACAAAAAACAACGACGAACGGGCTCCAAGCGCTTAAGGTGCTTACAGGCCCTTTTGAGATCACGAGATTGAGCCAACTTGTCACAGGCATTCATCATCTCCAGATGCAGCATTTTGAGCGCTTCATTGTTGAAATTTTCATTTTCAAATTGATGATGGCGATAGGATTGCAGCATTTCACCGAGACGGGTGAGAATTTGACTGCTCGGTTCCGGCACGAGACCGGGTTTACCAATAAAATAGCCCTGAAACATATCCGCTTCTGACTGGAGCGCGATTTCGGCTAGCTCTTCATTTTCGACACCTTCAATTAACACAAGCGCCTGACTTTTGTGTATTAGATCAACAAGCCCTTTTAACAGTCCTCTGGCTTTTTTGTTTACATAAGCGTGTTGAAGTAGTGACTGATCCAATTTCACTATTTGAGGTTCAACCTGCCAAATTCGATCAAAATTGGCGTAACCCTTTCCGAAGTTATCCATCGCAATCTGAAAACCCAGAGCCTTTGCGTGGTCGACGAACCGTTTAAGGGTTTTCAGATCCTCAACACCATTTTCCACAATCTCCAGAACAATCTGCTCCTGCTTGAGATTACTCTGTGCCAACGTTGTTTCGATAAAGGCCTCGTTCAGCACACCGGAATTAACGGTTTGGCTGTTCACATTCAAAAATAACCAGATCGGGTTCCCGACATGATGAAAATTCTTGATATGAATCGAATGACACAGTTCATCAAGAACCGAGTTTTCATCCAGCGCCCGGGCCAGATCAAACACCGATTGAACACTGATAATTTCGTCCTGGCGTTTGGGTTGGATTAACGCCTCATAGCCCACAATCTTCTGATGTGTAAAACTAACTATTGGCTGATAAACACTTTCCAGGTTAAGTTCGTTGTAAAGCGCTGTTTCAGGCTCTCCCCTATCGCCCCACTCCCAACGAAAGTCCAGTTTTCGAACCATCTTCAACAATTCCATGAATGTCATAATACGTTTCACCTTCATAACACAAACGCATTGGATGGATCTCGTACTCGATCATCCGAATCATGGACATTGCGTGATTTCAGATTCGAGCTTCCGACCAACCCTAGGTGCAGTGCATGAAACACGCCAAATCGGTGTATATTGGATGTACCACAACTCGCCAGCGCGCCAAAACCGGACACACTCTTCGCCCATAGACCGGCGAGAATGAGGTCTGAAACGGTTACTTTACCAAAATAACTCTAGGCATTGAATATGAAGAAAGGATTACAAAATGCCACTCTGGTAATCGAACCCTGAACACGCACTTTTTTAGCCCACCCAGAGTGACTGTGACTTAAAAAAGTACAGAGTGCGTCATAACTTGCCCACTTTCACAATATTAAATTTCTTTTTTCGAGGGTTTACGATTTCACTCTATTCAACCACACTTCAATATGAGTATGATGGCGAAGGGCGCCGAGTAACTTTATCTGCACCGGATGCAAGGTGTAGTCGTGGCCGGTGCCTCAAGTACATTGAACACAACCTAAGACACCACACCAATTGCTGATTAAACAGGGTTATTACAAGTGCAATACCTCAAATCCATATCCGCTTTCACCTTTGTGACAATTGGCTTAGGGGCGTGCTCGACATTCGCGGGTAGCGACGCACCAAGTCAGGAGGAACAGCAACGAGTTACCACCTTATACCTGAACATCGAGAACCAGCTCGACAACGGACGACGCGCCTTAGCGCTCATTGAAGAAGGCCAATTGGCAGAAGGCAACGAACTACTCACCACCGCAAAAACCGCCATTCGAAACCAGATTCAGACCTGTGCCCAAATCCCAAGCTGCGAGTTGAATCGGATTATGAAGCAGCAAAACCAACTTCTGGATTTGCAACAGACTACGATTCAGGCTCAACTAAGATTAATTGAGAGTATCGAGAAAACGGCGACCTACGAGGATGCGCCCGCAGCTGAAAATACGCAGTCAGTGGCCGAGCTCGATTCCACAGTTGAAGAGATGCCCGCATCTGCGGAAGCACCGGAAGAAAATATGGAAATTCCGGAGCCCGAAGCGCTCCCTTGGGCAGGAACCCATGATGCGGTGGAACTGACTGAAGTGATGCTTCGTAGCGGCGACTTTCCCCTCATCATAGAATTGAATAACCCCATTAAAGCAGCTCTGGATGACTGGCTTACCTGGATGCGCCCAAACTTGATGCGCTCCTATGAGAACTATTTATTCCTCAAGTCCGAAATTGCTCCCGTTTATGAAAAGGGCAACCTGCCGGAAGCGCTATTGTTCGGAATGGTGGCGACTGAATCATCAGGCAAAGTTCACGCGTACTCCAGAGCCGGGGCCGCAGGCCTGCTTCAGTTTATGCGCTTTACCGGCGAAAAATTTGGCCTGACCAAGGTGGATGGTTTCGATCAACGCTTTGACCCCAAGCTGGCCACACAAGCGAATGTTGCGTATCTGAACGAGCAACTGGGCCTGTTTCACAATAGCCTCGAGAAAGCGCTCGCAGCCTACAATGGCGGGGAAAACAGAATGATGCGCTTACATAAAAAATTTGCTGGGCAACAGCTGTGGGAACCGT contains these protein-coding regions:
- a CDS encoding transglycosylase SLT domain-containing protein, which codes for MQYLKSISAFTFVTIGLGACSTFAGSDAPSQEEQQRVTTLYLNIENQLDNGRRALALIEEGQLAEGNELLTTAKTAIRNQIQTCAQIPSCELNRIMKQQNQLLDLQQTTIQAQLRLIESIEKTATYEDAPAAENTQSVAELDSTVEEMPASAEAPEENMEIPEPEALPWAGTHDAVELTEVMLRSGDFPLIIELNNPIKAALDDWLTWMRPNLMRSYENYLFLKSEIAPVYEKGNLPEALLFGMVATESSGKVHAYSRAGAAGLLQFMRFTGEKFGLTKVDGFDQRFDPKLATQANVAYLNEQLGLFHNSLEKALAAYNGGENRMMRLHKKFAGQQLWEPSLLYSLPKETREYVPKVLAAAWLFLHPERYRLEFPDFDASLAEIKLDRQSSLSELTLCYGQLQNPNGWFRALRNLNPAVKHDEKLAPGTTLRVPKTLADNYQDYCTNDNFLALADELHRANYPEKKEMIRYVVRRGDTTNRIASRYSCVSTRQLAEINDIRPPKYRIRVGQVLKVPEC
- a CDS encoding EAL domain-containing protein, whose amino-acid sequence is MTFMELLKMVRKLDFRWEWGDRGEPETALYNELNLESVYQPIVSFTHQKIVGYEALIQPKRQDEIISVQSVFDLARALDENSVLDELCHSIHIKNFHHVGNPIWLFLNVNSQTVNSGVLNEAFIETTLAQSNLKQEQIVLEIVENGVEDLKTLKRFVDHAKALGFQIAMDNFGKGYANFDRIWQVEPQIVKLDQSLLQHAYVNKKARGLLKGLVDLIHKSQALVLIEGVENEELAEIALQSEADMFQGYFIGKPGLVPEPSSQILTRLGEMLQSYRHHQFENENFNNEALKMLHLEMMNACDKLAQSRDLKRACKHLKRLEPVRRCFLLDTSGHQIGETELAEHSAVKVSFNPLKSADGAFWSHREYFRNALSKSNVIHASKPYIALPDAENTITYSVQTYTRDGYVVLCVDADPDLLAHGHFPVTNLEGIY